A stretch of Girardinichthys multiradiatus isolate DD_20200921_A chromosome 20, DD_fGirMul_XY1, whole genome shotgun sequence DNA encodes these proteins:
- the tamm41 gene encoding phosphatidate cytidylyltransferase, mitochondrial, whose product MTLPALQNTGVFYRRILSQFPQDISLAFAYGSGVFKQHGTSQGQMEKNMLDFVFAVDDPVTWHTMNLLQNRKHYSILKLVGPTKISSIQNDHGASVYYNTLVPVDGRIIKYGVISTDSLIDDLMHWKTMYVAGRLHKPVKMLVQSENGKLRAALVSNLKSAVTASFLMLPESFTEEDLFLQIAGLSYAGDFRMVIGEDKSKVVNIVRDNIQHFRILYSNIFRDCSQVVYKPAQGKLEVDKSPEGQFIQLMALPRTLQQRITKLVDPPGKNRDVEEILLQVAQDPDCGAVVQQGISSIVKSSSITQSIKGIATAGLWKSVSYSSKKLMKMWKGWRRKPSVSQLS is encoded by the exons ATGACTCTGCCAGCTTTGCAAAACACCGGCGTGTTCTACAGGAGGATCCTGTCACAGTTTCCTCAGGACATCAGCTTAGCTTTTGCATACGGATCTGGTGTTTTCAAGCAGCATGGAACCAGCCAAGGTCAAATGGAG AAGAACATGCTGGACTTTGTGTTTGCGGTGGATGACCCGGTGACCTGGCACACCATGAATCTGCTCCAGAATCGTAAACACTACTCCATCCTCAAGCTGGTGGGGCCCACTAAGATCAGCTCCATACAAAATGACCACGGAGCTTCAGTTTACTACAACACACTAGTGCCGGTTGATGGAAGG ATCATTAAATATGGGGTGATTAGTACAGACTCACTGATTGACGACCTCATGCACTGGAAGACTATGTATGTTGCTGGACGTCTTCACAAGCCG GTGAAAATGTTAGTGCAGAGCGAGAACGGGAAGCTCCGTGCTGCTCTGGTATCCAATCTGAAGAGTGCGGTGACGGCCTCCTTCCTCATGCTCCCTGAGAGCTTCACCGAGGAAGACCTGTTCCTGCAGATCGCTGGGCTTTCTTACGCTG GGGATTTTAGGATGGTGATTGGAGAGGACAAATCCAAGGTGGTCAATATTGTCAGAGACAACATTCAGCACTTTAGGATTCTTTACAGCAACATCTTTCGGGATTGCTCTCAAGTGGTCTACAAACCTGCGCAAGGAAAACTTGAG GTTGACAAAAGCCCCGAAGGCCAGTTCATCCAGCTGATGGCGCTGCCCCGAACTCTTCAGCAGAGGATCACAAAGCTGGTGGATCCTCCGGGAAAGAACCGGGACGTGGAGGAGATCCTGCTGCAGGTGGCTCAGGACCCTGACTGTGGAGCCGTGGTGCAACAAG GTATCTCATCTATTGTTAAATCTTCCAGCATAACACAGAGTATCAAAGGCATTGCAACAGCTG GCTTATGGAAGTCCGTGTCCTACAGCTCCAAAAAACTGATGAAGATGTGGAAGGGCTGGAGGAGGAAGCCATCAGTCTCACAGTTGTCCTGA